A single genomic interval of Peromyscus leucopus breed LL Stock chromosome 7, UCI_PerLeu_2.1, whole genome shotgun sequence harbors:
- the LOC114691348 gene encoding LOW QUALITY PROTEIN: cartilage intermediate layer protein 1 (The sequence of the model RefSeq protein was modified relative to this genomic sequence to represent the inferred CDS: deleted 1 base in 1 codon), giving the protein MAATKTWVLSLLVLEFTTVLGRQMLAQSVRRVQPAKRTSNTFVKPADSLESPGEWTTWFNIDHPGGQGDYERLDAIRFYYGERVCARPLRLEARTTDWMPAGSTGQVVHGSPREGFWCLNREQRPGQNCSNYTVRFLCPPGSLRRDTEHIWSAWSPWSKCSAACGHTGVQTRTRTCLAQTMSLCSEATEEGQLCVSQACTACDLTCPMGQVNADCDACMCQDFMLHGAISLPGGAPAPGATVYLLAKAPKMLTQTDSRGRFRVPGLCPDGKSILKITKTKFAPIVLTMPKTSLKSGTVNAEFVRAETPYIVMNPETKARRAGQSVSLCCKATGKPSPDKYFWYHNNTLLDPSLYKHESKLVLRNLQQDQAGEYFCKAQSDAGAVKSKVAQLTVIAHDESPCNPTPESYLIRLPHDCFQNATNSFYYDVGRCPIKTCAGQQDNGIRCRDAVESCCGISRTEEREIQCSGYTLPTKVAMECSCQQCAETRSIVRGRVSAADNGEPMRFGHVYMGNNRVSMTGYKGTFTLHIPQDTERLVLTFVDRLQKFVNTTKVLPFNRKGSAVFHEIKMLRQKEPITLEAMETNIIPLGEVAGEDPVAELEIPSRSFYRQNGEPFTGKVKASVTFLDPRNISTATAAQSDLNFINDDGDTFPLRTYGMFSVDFRDEATSESLNAGKVKVHLDSTQVKMPEHVPAMKLWSLNPDTGLWEEEGDFKFESQRRNKREERTFLVGNMEIRERRLFNLDVPESRRCFIKVRTYRSERFLPSEQIQGVVVSVINLEPRTGFSSNPRAWGRFDSVITGPNGACLPAFCDDQSPDAYSVYVLASLSGEELEAVASSPKFNPNAIGVPQPYLNKLKYRRTDHEDPRVKKTAFQISMAKPRPNSAEESNGPIYAFENLRACEEAPPSAAHFRFYQIEGDRYDYNTVPFNEDDPMSWTEDYLAWWPKPMEFRACYIKVKIVGPLEVNVRSRNMGGTHRQTVGKLYGIRDVKSTRDRDQPNVSSACLEFKCSGMLYDQDRVDRTLVKVIPQGSCHRASVNSMLHEYLVNHLPLAVNNDTSEYTMLAPLDPLGHNYGIYTVTDQDPRTAKEIALGRCFDGTSDGSSRIMKSNVGVALTFNCAERQVGRQSAFQYLQSTPARSPAAGTVQGRAPSMSQQRASRGGLRRREGVVPRRFSGVAQQPLSN; this is encoded by the exons GGAGACAGATGCTTGCCCAGTCAGTGAGAAGAGTCCAGCCTGCGAAGAGGACCTCTAACACCTTTGTCAAGCCTGCTGACTCCCTGGAGA gTCCTGGTGAGTGGACAACTTGGTTTAACATCGACCACCCAGGTGGGCAGGGTGACTATGAGCGATTGGATGCTATTCGCTTCTACTATGGGGAGCGTGTGTGTGCCCGGCCCCTGCGGCTAGAGGCCCGGACCACTGACTGGATGCCTGCGGGCAGCACTGGCCAGGTGGTCCATGGCAGTCCCCGTGAGGGCTTCTGGTGCCTCAACAGGGAGCAGAGACCAGGCCAGAACTGCTCCAATTATACAGTGCGCTTCCTCTGCCCACCAG GGTCCTTGCGGCGAGATACAGAGCACATCTGGAGTGCTTGGTCTCCCTGGAGCAAATGCTCAGCTGCCTGTGGTCACACCGGGGTCCAGACCCGTACCCGCACGTGCTTGGCACAGACAATGTCACTGTGCAGTGAGGCCACCGAGGAGGGCCAGCTCTGTGTGAGCCAGGCCTGCACAG CCTGTGACCTGACCTGCCCCATGGGCCAGGTAAATGCTGACTGTGATGCCTGCATGTGCCAGGACTTCATGCTTCATGGGGCCATCTCCCTCCCTGGAGGTGCCCCAGCTCCGGGGGCCACTGTCTACCTGCTGGCCAAGGCACCAAAGATGCTGACCCAGACAGACAGC AGAGGGAGGTTCCGAGTTCCCGGCTTGTGTCCTGATGGCAAGAGCATCCTGAAAATCACCAAGACCAAGTTTGCTCCGATTGTGCTCACGATGCCCAAGACTAGCCTGAAGTCGGGCACCGTCAACGCCGAGTTTGTGAGGGCAG AGACTCCGTACATTGTGATGAACCCGGAGACGAAAGCGCGGCGGGCCGGGCAGAGTGTGTCCTTGTGCTGCAAGGCCACAGGGAAACCCAGTCCAGACAAGTACTTCTG GTACCACAACAACACGTTGCTGGATCCCTCCCTCTACAAGCATGAGAGCAAGCTGGTGCTGAGGAACCTGCAGCAGGACCAGGCAGGGGAGTACTTCTGTAAGGCACAGAGTGATGCTGGGGCCGTGAAGTCCAAGGTTGCCCAGCTGACGGTTATCG CACATGATGAGAGTCCTTGCAACCCGACCCCTGAGAGCTATCTTATCCGGCTGCCCCACGACTGCTTCCAGAATGCCACCAACTCCTTCTACTACGATGTAGGCCGCTGCCCGATCAAGACCTGTGCTGGGCAGCAAGACAATGGGATCCGGTGCCGGGATGCTGTGGAGAGCTGTTGTGGCATCTCCagaacagaggagagggagatccAGTGCAGTGGGTACACACTACCCACCAAGGTGGCCATGGAGTGCAGCTGCCAGCAATGTGCAGAGACACGGAGCATCGTGAGGGGCCGAGTCAGTGCCGCTGACAACGGGGAGCCCATGCGCTTTGGCCATGTGTACATGGGGAATAACCGTGTGAGCATGACTGGGTACAAGGGCACATTCACCCTCCACATCCCCCAGGATACGGAGAGGCTGGTGCTCACATTTGTTGACAGGCTGCAGAAGTTTGTCAATACTACCAAAGTGCTGCCCTTCAACAGAAAGGGGAGTGCGGTGTTCCATGAGATCAAGATGCTGCGGCAGAAAGAGCCCATCACATTGGAAGCCATGGAAACCAACATTATCCCCCTGGGAGAGGTGGCTGGTGAAGACCCTGTGGCTGAACTGGAGATTCCATCCAGAAGTTTCTATAGGCAGAATGGGGAGCCCTTCACAGGAAAGGTGAAGGCCAGCGTGACCTTCCTGGATCCTCGGAATATTTCCACGGCCACAGCTGCCCAGAGTGACCTGAACTTCATCAATGATGATGGAGACACCTTTCCCCTTCGAACATACGGCATGTTCTCAGTGGACTTCAGAGACGAGGCCACTTCTGAGTCACTGAATGCTGGCAAGGTGAAGGTCCACCTTGACTCGACCCAGGTCAAGATGCCAGAGCACGTGCCAGCCATGAAACTCTGGTCGCTCAACCCAGACACAGgactgtgggaagaggaaggcgaTTTCAAATTTGAAAGCCAGAGGAGGaacaagagggaagagagaaccttCCTAGTGGGCAACATGGAGATCCGAGAGAGAAGGCTCTTTAACCTGGACGTCCCTGAAAGCCGAAGGTGCTTCATCAAGGTGAGAACTTACCGGAGCGAGAGGTTCTTGCCCAGTGAGCAAATCCAGGGGGTTGTAGTCTCAGTGATCAATCTGGAGCCCAGAACTGGCTTCTCATCTAACCCCAGGGCCTGGGGCCGATTTGACAGTGTTATCACAGGCCCCAAtggggcctgcctgcctgccttctgtgaTGACCAGTCCCCTGACGCTTACTCCGTCTATGTCTTGGCAAGCCTTTCCGGAGAAGAATTAGAGGCAGTAGCGTCTTCTCCTAAATTCAACCCAAATGCAATTGGTGTCCCTCAACCCTACCTCAACAAACTTAAATACCGTCGGACCGACCATGAGGACCCACGGGTTAAAAAGACGGCTTTCCAAATCAGTATGGCCAAGCCGAGACCTAACTCAGCTGAAGAGAGCAATGGACCCATCTATGCCTTTGAGAACCTTCGGGCGTGTGAAGAGGCACCGCCCAGTGCAGCCCACTTCCGGTTCTATCAGATTGAAGGGGATCGCTATGACTACAACACTGTTCCTTTCAATGAAGATGACCCCATGAGCTGGACTGAAGACTACCTGGCATGGTGGCCCAAGCCAATGGAGTTCAGGGCCTGCTATATCAAGGTAAAGATTGTGGGGCCCCTGGAGGTGAATGTACGATCCCGCAACATGGGGGGCACCCACCGGCAGACAGTGGGGAAGCTCTATGGGATCCGAGATGTGAAGAGTACTCGGGACAGAGACCAGCCTAATGTCTCATCCGCCTGCCTGGAGTTCAAGTGCAGTGGAATGCTCTATGACCAAGACCGTGTAGACCGCACGTTAGTGAAGGTCATCCCCCAGGGCAGCTGCCATCGGGCCAGTGTTAACTCGATGCTGCATGAGTACCTGGTCAACCACCTTCCACTAGCAGTCAACAATGACACCAGTGAGTATACCATGCTGGCACCCCTGGACCCCCTGGGCCATAATTACGGTATCTACACGGTCACTGACCAGGACCCTCGTACAGCTAAAGAGATTGCACTGGGCCGGTGTTTTGATGGTACTTCCGATGGCTCCTCCAGAATCATGAAGAGCAATGTGGGAGTTGCCCTGACCTTTAACTGcgcagagaggcaggtgggccGCCAGAGTGCCTTCCAGTACCTCCAAAGCACGCCGGCCAGGTCCCCAGCTGCAGGCACTGTCCAAGGAAGAGCACCCTCCATGAGTCAGCAGCGGGCCAGCAGGGGTGGCCTGCGCCGGCGTGAAGGAGTGGTCCCCCGGAGGTTTTCTGGGGTTGCTCAACAACCTCTGAGCAACTAA